A single region of the Thermotoga profunda AZM34c06 genome encodes:
- a CDS encoding metal ABC transporter substrate-binding protein, whose translation MKAVVLILLLGTVAIFASSLEVIATINPYYLILKEIANDKINLTLLIKPGSDPHSFSPTVSDMKKLAKADLIIANGLGLDDAYLKNYKNVLYLTKYIPQDLIASDEIHREKDNENHEEFNPHIWLSLDFLSDYIIPSIADELVRKDPANAAVYRSRASVLIESLKTLSIRFDELFSKYTNSVVILDHPSYLYLFRKYGIKILSVEEGHGKQPTISHIKEILEQARNSKLLGIFVGPQFNPSAIDTISKELKVEYRILDPLGLNAKSIVDLFENAYKTIKGEIDGK comes from the coding sequence ATGAAAGCTGTGGTTTTAATCCTCCTACTTGGCACAGTGGCGATCTTCGCATCTTCTTTGGAGGTGATTGCCACTATAAATCCTTACTATTTGATACTCAAAGAAATTGCGAACGACAAAATCAATCTGACTTTACTGATCAAACCTGGTAGCGATCCACATTCTTTCAGCCCTACGGTGAGTGATATGAAGAAACTTGCAAAAGCTGATTTAATAATCGCAAACGGTTTGGGGCTGGACGATGCATATTTGAAGAATTACAAAAATGTTCTGTATCTTACAAAGTATATACCGCAGGATCTAATTGCTTCAGACGAGATCCACAGAGAAAAAGATAACGAAAATCACGAAGAATTCAATCCACACATTTGGCTTTCACTAGATTTTTTGAGTGATTATATAATACCTTCCATAGCAGATGAACTTGTAAGGAAAGATCCAGCAAATGCCGCAGTTTACAGATCGCGTGCGAGTGTTCTTATAGAGTCTCTGAAAACTCTTTCAATTCGTTTTGACGAACTTTTCTCAAAGTACACAAATTCCGTCGTGATTCTTGATCATCCATCTTATCTTTATCTGTTCAGAAAATACGGTATAAAGATATTGTCTGTCGAAGAAGGTCATGGAAAACAGCCGACAATTTCGCACATAAAAGAAATATTAGAACAAGCCAGAAATTCCAAATTGTTAGGCATCTTTGTTGGCCCGCAATTTAATCCATCAGCAATAGATACTATATCAAAAGAGCTCAAGGTAGAATATCGAATTCTTGATCCATTAGGACTGAATGCAAAGAGTATAGTTGATCTGTTCGAAAACGCATATAAAACCATTAAGGGGGAGATCGATGGAAAATAA
- a CDS encoding Fur family transcriptional regulator encodes MRTTRNRDNIFQIIETSSVPLSAYDIEKLSKTSLPTVYRALDYLLRTGQIKSFSLHQCSYYYSSSEHKHFFICSKCNHFFPIYDCFIEEYEKHLQRKMKIQIQEHFILFKGLCPKCLQQQEVDKR; translated from the coding sequence ATGAGAACGACCAGAAATAGAGATAACATATTTCAGATCATCGAAACCTCCTCAGTGCCATTGAGTGCCTACGACATAGAAAAGTTATCTAAAACCAGTCTCCCAACGGTTTACAGAGCTCTTGATTACTTGTTAAGAACAGGTCAGATAAAGTCATTCTCGCTTCATCAATGCAGCTATTATTATTCTTCATCTGAACACAAGCATTTTTTCATATGTTCAAAGTGCAACCATTTCTTCCCAATTTACGATTGTTTCATAGAAGAATACGAAAAACATCTTCAGAGGAAAATGAAAATTCAAATACAGGAACACTTCATTCTGTTCAAAGGTCTATGCCCAAAATGTTTGCAACAACAGGAGGTTGATAAAAGATGA
- a CDS encoding S9 family peptidase produces the protein MLKWELGTFAKFVIPVEVKINATGEWIAYTIKRIVTEQNKTIRQIVVENLQTRSKFFLPENTTKPRFSFDGRQMVFLKKQDDMVSICLLELDHFSTKEILSCEGVSFLTWSQDSRKIIVVQPKKRKDEELFFEDTLPIWFDGKGFLDNTKELIQIIDVESNQVIDQFEERNLASVLFFEDSVLYAVADSKEPFTKFDVFLYKNGEKKTLLEKKGLIPTSAKNGKIVFLGRENKTHFQHDYVYLYDGRLHPITEKYGLNNSGHVGTEIWAAEGEANPVITEDGIYFKSGFHGTILLQKADFSGQISTVFSKNGVVTTFDVNTKGDLAFVYLDSLTPAEVYVLKSGQLQKVTSLNDAVISQLKVRPLEHFIYESFDKTSIDGWYLRPDKVPAPMVVFVHGGPKGAYGECLYFLGQLLTQEGFYVLYTNPRGSDNYSDDFAATVRGKVGVEDFKDIIAGAGVEWLMKKELITDVGITGISYGGFMTNWAITQTDFFKAAVSENGISYWFTSYAFSDIGFWFDKALIGEDPLISENYRKLSPIFHAKNVKTPLLLIHSLEDYRCPLDQSFMYYTVLKDLGKEVYIAIFKKGAHSHSVQGSYKHRLKRYKLIIEFFKQKLLQKSSVFDSTEIFK, from the coding sequence GTGTTGAAGTGGGAACTTGGAACTTTTGCAAAATTTGTTATCCCCGTGGAAGTCAAGATCAATGCAACTGGTGAGTGGATAGCGTATACAATCAAGAGAATTGTGACAGAACAGAACAAAACAATTAGGCAGATCGTTGTTGAAAACCTTCAAACAAGGAGCAAATTTTTTCTTCCAGAAAACACCACGAAGCCCAGGTTTTCTTTCGATGGTAGGCAGATGGTTTTCTTGAAGAAGCAGGATGACATGGTGAGTATATGCCTTCTTGAACTGGATCATTTTTCGACAAAAGAAATACTGAGCTGTGAAGGTGTTTCTTTCTTAACTTGGTCGCAGGATTCAAGGAAGATAATCGTTGTACAACCCAAAAAACGTAAGGACGAAGAACTCTTCTTTGAAGATACACTACCAATCTGGTTCGATGGTAAAGGTTTCTTGGACAATACAAAAGAGCTGATACAGATCATCGATGTCGAAAGTAATCAAGTAATCGATCAATTTGAAGAAAGAAATCTTGCCAGTGTACTTTTCTTTGAAGATTCTGTTCTGTATGCTGTAGCAGATTCGAAAGAACCATTCACCAAATTCGATGTGTTCCTTTACAAGAACGGTGAAAAGAAGACTTTGTTAGAGAAGAAGGGGCTTATACCAACCTCGGCAAAGAATGGAAAGATCGTTTTTCTTGGTAGAGAGAACAAAACCCATTTTCAACATGACTACGTTTATCTGTACGACGGTCGATTGCACCCAATTACAGAAAAATATGGTTTGAACAACTCTGGACATGTTGGAACTGAGATATGGGCAGCTGAAGGCGAAGCCAACCCTGTGATCACAGAAGACGGTATTTACTTCAAGAGTGGTTTTCACGGAACGATTTTGCTACAGAAGGCAGATTTCTCAGGACAAATCAGTACTGTGTTTTCAAAAAACGGTGTCGTGACGACTTTTGATGTCAATACCAAAGGCGATCTTGCCTTTGTCTATCTGGACTCACTCACACCTGCTGAAGTGTACGTGCTGAAATCTGGGCAACTACAAAAAGTCACATCTTTGAACGACGCTGTGATCTCACAGTTGAAGGTCAGACCTTTAGAACATTTCATCTATGAGAGCTTTGACAAAACATCTATCGACGGTTGGTACTTAAGACCCGACAAGGTACCTGCACCAATGGTGGTCTTTGTCCATGGAGGTCCAAAAGGCGCTTACGGTGAGTGTTTGTATTTTCTTGGTCAGTTATTGACTCAAGAGGGTTTCTACGTTCTTTACACCAATCCTCGTGGAAGCGACAATTACAGCGATGACTTTGCAGCTACCGTCAGAGGCAAGGTCGGTGTAGAAGATTTCAAAGACATAATAGCGGGTGCGGGTGTTGAGTGGTTGATGAAGAAAGAACTAATTACCGATGTAGGTATCACTGGAATAAGTTATGGCGGGTTCATGACAAACTGGGCGATTACCCAAACAGATTTCTTCAAAGCTGCAGTGAGCGAGAACGGTATAAGTTATTGGTTCACAAGTTATGCTTTTTCAGACATTGGATTCTGGTTCGATAAAGCGCTGATTGGCGAAGATCCTCTGATCAGTGAGAACTATCGAAAACTCAGTCCTATCTTTCATGCTAAGAATGTCAAAACACCTCTTTTGCTCATACACAGCTTGGAAGATTACAGATGTCCACTGGATCAATCGTTCATGTACTATACTGTCTTGAAAGACCTTGGTAAAGAGGTTTATATAGCCATTTTCAAGAAAGGTGCTCACAGTCACAGTGTGCAAGGTAGCTATAAACACAGGTTGAAGAGATACAAGTTGATAATAGAATTTTTCAAGCAAAAACTCCTGCAGAAATCTTCGGTCTTTGATTCAACCGAGATTTTCAAATAA
- a CDS encoding type II secretion system protein GspD has translation MRKWLVIAAIFMIFLAFGEQEPLVSNFFQETYILDALADIAAQTGVPIIADTTVSGFVTIELNEVPLEKALKMILMPGGYSFIKVDGFYFVGAPDPKNPAFRYLAQTKAIKPKYLKVDSIKNLIPSFYEPFLKIDTQNNLITITAPEQIIERFEEDLQKIDLPPRQVKISVVVTEVSKDAMSDLGLDQFGYTFGANQQIKEDWTTILGLVSGVLSVQTDVFGTIVARIQALEEQRKATIKADPWIIVQENKPARLFVGQREIIIIQPEEGTATTQTVDVGVGLDITARVVGNNELEIAVAPSVSHFTTAQVSSSLSTKRSELSTTLSIQSGQTVVISGLTVEQSSDSYTGFPFFGNIPILRYLFGVKSDSESKRELVIFLSAEVL, from the coding sequence ATGAGAAAATGGCTTGTAATAGCCGCTATTTTTATGATTTTCTTGGCTTTCGGGGAACAGGAACCACTTGTCTCCAATTTCTTTCAGGAAACTTATATTTTAGATGCACTTGCTGATATTGCGGCACAGACTGGTGTACCAATCATCGCAGACACTACGGTCAGCGGCTTTGTCACCATAGAACTGAATGAAGTTCCACTTGAAAAAGCTCTGAAAATGATTTTGATGCCAGGTGGGTATAGTTTTATAAAAGTCGATGGATTTTATTTCGTTGGTGCACCTGATCCAAAAAATCCTGCATTCAGATACCTTGCACAAACCAAGGCGATAAAACCAAAATATTTAAAGGTTGATTCGATCAAAAATCTTATACCATCGTTTTATGAACCCTTTTTGAAAATCGACACTCAAAACAACTTAATAACCATCACGGCACCAGAACAGATCATAGAGAGATTTGAAGAAGATCTACAAAAAATAGACCTTCCACCAAGGCAAGTAAAGATCAGTGTGGTGGTTACGGAAGTCTCAAAGGATGCAATGTCTGATCTTGGGCTTGATCAATTCGGTTATACTTTTGGAGCAAATCAACAGATCAAAGAAGATTGGACCACGATTCTTGGATTGGTGTCTGGTGTATTGTCTGTACAGACAGATGTTTTTGGGACAATCGTTGCCAGAATACAAGCTCTCGAAGAGCAACGAAAAGCGACCATAAAGGCAGATCCCTGGATCATAGTTCAGGAAAATAAACCTGCGAGACTTTTTGTAGGACAAAGAGAGATCATCATAATACAACCCGAAGAAGGGACGGCAACTACACAAACCGTGGATGTTGGTGTAGGACTTGACATTACAGCACGAGTGGTTGGAAATAATGAACTTGAGATAGCAGTTGCACCGAGTGTGAGTCATTTTACCACAGCGCAAGTGAGTAGTTCTCTCTCCACAAAGAGAAGTGAACTTTCTACAACTCTCTCGATTCAAAGTGGTCAAACAGTTGTAATAAGTGGTCTCACTGTGGAACAATCATCTGATTCTTATACTGGCTTCCCATTCTTTGGAAATATACCTATTTTGAGATACCTTTTTGGAGTGAAATCCGATAGTGAAAGCAAAAGAGAACTTGTAATCTTCCTCAGCGCAGAAGTGCTGTGA
- a CDS encoding fimbrial biogenesis chaperone: protein MVITLLILLANLAFLQGNFNLRLDPMVVTKTVSQGDKFSYNIFLENADEFNAVGIEVLVADVIQDIDGNYSVVQAGTTSYSAAKWVKVTPTNFTLQPAGGQIVTVDVSVPRGTVGGRYAAVVFRIVPPSQKPEVMSDAMGIAAQFQFQIPSFLELSVEAGRKKMEAYATDIEVQKIGEIPSLAEVKQTIGDDANVFSVTVWNKSNIHVEVTGELTIKTKEGRTISKMPLGTGRGIILPETKVKIRSITLKQFPTGTYLAKGVIYYGGHRPAIIETEFTVEEGGTKISQTKSSEAPMFYVEPGNIELKILPGTFRSTTVEITNRGQQVANITTFIYPLEYDVYGELVPTEERTKAPDWIEINPGSFQLKPNQSRRIRIAANPPKEALGGYYFDIAFSSATADVKTEFGANLLVYVGSDETITKKILADFQLVKLTENGLDIDLLVKNEGTIHLLPSLTIGIEKRIPSREEQSGIILPATTQRIASASYTEETPILPKTDRLFSVTIPIKLEPGEYDIVARIDFGASEPLLLKSTIKIEGGEGQ, encoded by the coding sequence ATGGTAATAACTCTTTTGATTTTATTAGCAAACTTGGCATTTTTACAGGGAAATTTTAATTTAAGGCTCGATCCTATGGTTGTGACAAAAACAGTTTCGCAGGGTGATAAGTTCAGTTACAACATCTTTCTTGAGAATGCAGATGAATTCAATGCGGTTGGTATAGAGGTTTTAGTCGCTGATGTCATACAGGATATAGATGGAAATTACAGTGTCGTTCAGGCAGGGACAACTTCTTACTCTGCTGCAAAGTGGGTAAAGGTCACTCCCACCAATTTCACACTTCAACCCGCAGGCGGTCAAATAGTGACAGTAGATGTCAGTGTCCCAAGAGGCACGGTCGGAGGTAGGTATGCTGCCGTCGTCTTCAGAATAGTGCCTCCTTCACAAAAACCCGAAGTGATGTCAGATGCGATGGGGATTGCTGCGCAGTTCCAGTTTCAAATACCGAGTTTCCTTGAACTCTCCGTAGAAGCCGGTCGTAAAAAAATGGAAGCATATGCAACAGATATTGAGGTCCAAAAAATAGGTGAGATCCCATCACTGGCTGAGGTTAAACAAACGATAGGTGATGATGCCAATGTATTCAGTGTAACTGTTTGGAATAAGAGTAATATACACGTCGAGGTCACGGGTGAACTTACAATTAAGACAAAAGAGGGAAGAACGATTTCTAAAATGCCTCTTGGTACTGGTAGAGGAATTATTTTACCAGAAACAAAGGTAAAGATCAGAAGTATAACTCTAAAACAATTTCCCACTGGCACTTATCTTGCCAAAGGTGTAATTTACTATGGTGGTCATAGACCTGCGATCATAGAAACAGAATTCACTGTCGAAGAAGGTGGAACAAAGATCTCACAAACCAAATCAAGTGAAGCTCCCATGTTTTACGTAGAGCCTGGAAATATTGAGCTCAAGATATTACCAGGAACCTTCAGAAGTACGACCGTCGAAATCACAAACAGAGGTCAGCAAGTTGCAAATATAACTACTTTTATTTATCCTCTTGAATATGATGTATACGGTGAACTTGTTCCCACAGAAGAACGAACCAAAGCACCAGATTGGATTGAGATCAATCCAGGTTCATTTCAACTCAAACCGAATCAGAGTAGAAGAATTAGAATCGCAGCCAATCCACCAAAAGAAGCACTTGGAGGTTATTATTTTGACATAGCTTTCTCCTCTGCCACTGCAGATGTAAAAACTGAATTTGGTGCGAATCTATTGGTTTATGTTGGATCGGATGAAACTATTACCAAGAAAATTTTGGCTGATTTCCAGCTTGTCAAGTTGACCGAGAATGGTTTAGATATTGATTTACTCGTCAAGAACGAAGGTACCATACATCTTTTGCCTTCACTGACAATTGGTATAGAAAAGCGAATACCTTCGAGAGAAGAACAAAGTGGAATCATACTCCCAGCCACTACTCAAAGGATCGCCAGCGCTTCGTACACAGAGGAAACTCCTATTCTACCGAAAACCGATAGACTTTTTAGCGTTACAATACCAATTAAACTTGAACCTGGTGAGTATGATATAGTTGCAAGAATTGATTTTGGTGCATCTGAGCCATTATTACTCAAGAGCACAATTAAAATAGAAGGGGGAGAGGGGCAATGA
- a CDS encoding TrpB-like pyridoxal phosphate-dependent enzyme has translation MRIRVDLKVDQIPRHWYNVLADLPFKLDPPLDPRTKQPMSPDALSAIFPMPLIEQEVTDKREIPIPEPVLEEYAVFRPTPLFRATYLEEFLQTPARIYYKYEGASPTGSHKTNTALAQAYYNKISGTERLVTETGAGQWGSALCYSGAKFGLTVNVFMVKISYEQKPMRKYLMKLFGGDVVPSPSDRTNFGKSLLEKNGDMPGSLGIAISEAIEVALSDAKTKYSLGSVLNHVLLHQTVIGLEIKKQLAILNEKPDVVIGCHGGGSNFGGTVLPFVPDKLSGKDIKLLACEPTACPSLTQGRYEYDYGDTAGMTPLLKMYTLGKDFIPPKIHAGGLRYHGAAPIVSRLVKENLVEAIALDQEEVFKAAKLFAKLEGIVPAPESSYAIAGAIREAQRAKQEKSQKVIVFNLSGHGLFDLTAYV, from the coding sequence ATGAGAATCAGGGTGGATTTGAAAGTTGACCAGATTCCAAGGCATTGGTATAATGTGTTGGCTGATTTACCTTTTAAACTCGATCCTCCCTTGGATCCGAGAACAAAACAACCTATGTCACCAGATGCACTTTCTGCAATTTTTCCAATGCCATTGATCGAGCAAGAAGTTACTGACAAACGTGAAATTCCAATTCCAGAACCAGTTCTTGAAGAATATGCCGTCTTTAGACCAACACCTTTGTTCAGAGCGACTTACCTTGAAGAATTTCTACAGACCCCAGCGAGAATTTATTACAAGTATGAAGGTGCGAGTCCCACAGGTAGCCATAAAACAAATACAGCTCTTGCTCAGGCTTATTACAACAAAATCTCTGGGACAGAAAGGCTTGTCACCGAAACTGGAGCAGGTCAATGGGGAAGTGCATTGTGTTATTCTGGTGCCAAATTTGGTTTGACAGTAAATGTTTTCATGGTGAAGATCAGTTATGAACAAAAGCCCATGCGTAAATATTTGATGAAGCTTTTTGGTGGGGATGTCGTACCAAGCCCGAGTGATCGTACAAATTTTGGTAAGTCCTTGCTTGAAAAGAACGGTGATATGCCAGGGAGCCTTGGTATAGCAATTAGCGAAGCTATTGAAGTCGCATTATCCGATGCAAAAACAAAATATTCGCTTGGAAGTGTTCTAAACCACGTTCTTTTGCACCAAACGGTTATAGGTTTGGAAATTAAAAAGCAATTGGCGATCTTGAATGAAAAACCAGATGTGGTTATTGGTTGCCATGGTGGTGGTTCAAATTTTGGTGGCACAGTTTTGCCATTTGTGCCGGATAAACTTTCTGGAAAAGATATCAAACTCTTGGCATGTGAACCAACGGCATGTCCATCTTTGACTCAAGGTCGTTACGAATATGACTATGGAGATACTGCTGGTATGACACCACTCTTAAAGATGTACACACTTGGAAAAGATTTCATTCCACCAAAAATTCACGCAGGTGGTCTTCGATACCATGGAGCAGCACCGATAGTCTCCAGATTGGTGAAAGAAAATCTTGTTGAAGCGATTGCATTAGATCAAGAAGAAGTTTTCAAAGCGGCAAAACTTTTTGCAAAATTAGAGGGTATTGTTCCCGCGCCAGAAAGTTCTTATGCAATAGCCGGTGCGATCAGAGAAGCACAAAGAGCAAAACAAGAAAAATCACAAAAGGTTATAGTTTTTAACCTCAGTGGTCATGGATTATTCGACCTGACTGCCTACGTATAA
- a CDS encoding ABC transporter ATP-binding protein produces MNVEIVEVKDLIKYFPIKGGIFQKTIANVKAVDGVSFYIEKGETFGLVGESGCGKTTVGRCILRLIEPTSGKVIFNGVDITNMSERELRKLRPKMQIVFQDPYSSLNPRLTIKDIIGEAMVYHNIINSKGLEKRVKELLDMVGLSPEHINRYPHEFSGGQRQRICIARALSTQPDLIVCDEAVSALDVSIQSQILKLLENLQQKLNVAYLFISHALNVVKYISHRIGVMYLGKIVELAESEELYSNPLHPYTKALISAVPVPDPKVKRQKIVLRGDVPSPINPPQGCRFVARCPYAMDICAQAEPKLKEVAPKHFVACHLYEKR; encoded by the coding sequence AGATAGTTGAAGTAAAAGATCTTATTAAGTATTTTCCAATAAAAGGTGGAATTTTTCAAAAAACTATCGCAAATGTAAAGGCGGTTGATGGAGTTAGTTTTTATATAGAAAAAGGTGAAACCTTTGGGCTTGTTGGAGAAAGTGGTTGTGGTAAAACCACTGTGGGTAGATGTATCTTGAGGTTGATAGAACCAACAAGCGGTAAGGTCATTTTCAATGGAGTAGACATCACAAATATGAGTGAAAGAGAATTGAGAAAACTTCGTCCAAAGATGCAAATTGTCTTTCAAGATCCATATAGTTCACTGAATCCAAGACTGACAATAAAAGATATCATAGGTGAAGCAATGGTTTATCATAATATCATCAATTCAAAGGGTCTTGAAAAAAGAGTGAAAGAATTGCTCGATATGGTTGGATTATCACCAGAGCACATCAATAGATATCCACATGAGTTTTCTGGGGGACAAAGGCAGAGAATCTGTATTGCGAGAGCTCTCTCGACTCAACCCGACCTGATAGTTTGTGATGAAGCAGTTTCGGCATTGGATGTTTCGATACAAAGTCAAATACTGAAGTTGCTCGAAAATCTGCAGCAAAAACTCAATGTAGCATACCTGTTTATATCTCATGCACTCAATGTTGTCAAATACATATCTCACAGAATCGGTGTCATGTATCTTGGAAAAATAGTTGAATTGGCTGAAAGTGAAGAACTCTATTCCAATCCATTGCATCCGTACACAAAAGCATTGATCTCGGCTGTACCTGTGCCCGATCCAAAGGTTAAACGACAAAAGATCGTTCTAAGAGGAGATGTGCCAAGTCCCATAAACCCACCACAAGGTTGCAGATTTGTAGCAAGATGTCCATATGCTATGGATATATGTGCTCAGGCAGAACCAAAGCTCAAAGAGGTGGCACCAAAACACTTTGTAGCTTGCCATCTTTATGAGAAACGATGA